TGGCGAAGCGTCCCGAGGACCGCTTCCCTGATGCGCGGACCTTGGTTGGGCGGATCACGGACGGCGTGCTTCAGACTTCCTCGCAGGTCGCCGCCTCGGCCGCGCAGGTGACCGGCAGCCCCGCGACTTACGACGAGACCTATTCGATCCCGAACCCCGGCAGCGACCTGATCGTCAAGATGGCTCAAGCCGCGATCTATCGTGCCAAGCACATGGCCAGCGGTGAGACCGTGGCGGCGATCACGGCGGAGGCAGGCATGAGTCCGGAAACCCGCGAGGGCTTCCGCGCTGCCGCTGCCGCCCGGGAAGACTTCGGGTGCTATCGCATGCTCGATTGGTGTTCCTCGGCGAATGAGGACTACTTCATCGCCACCCTGCCGAGTGGTCAGAGCTTGCTGGATCTGTTGCGGAAGTTCGGAGCTGCCCGTGCCCAGGATGCGTTTCCGCTCCTGACGGTGCTTGCCAAATCCTTTGATGCGAGCGTGGCCCGCACGACCCGTGGCATCCGCTTGGAGCTGGCGGATATCCGGGTCTCCAGTCATGGCGGAGAGAGTGGGATGGCGGCCTTCAGTAGTTGGGCCGATGTCGATCCCGGCTCTGCCACGAGCTTGCCCTCCTTCCAAACGGACGGCGATCAGGACGCCGCGGGAACTCTCGATATCTCGACCGCGGGACCTGCGAACCCGGCAGCCCGCTTCGCCGCGCTGATCTACCGCCTGATCTCGGGAGGCAGTCCGCCCTATGCGTCTTACTTCACCACCAGCGGCTATGTGATGGTGTCAGGCCTTTCGGAAGCAGGGAACCACATGCTCGCGAAGGTCTTGGCCGGCGGGGATCCGGATCTGCTTGTGTCCACCTTGGTGGAGCGGCTCTCGAAATTGGAGATACAACCGCGTCGCGCGCCGAAGCAGGAGCCTGCCGCAGCACCTGTGCCGGTGGCCGTGGCGGAAGTGCCGCCGCTGCCTGTTTCTGCGCCGGAGATTCCCGCTGCGCCTCCTCCTGCGCTCCCTGTGGTTGCCCCGCCTCGTCCGCCACGGAAGGCTTGGCCGGTCTGGGTCTTGCCCGCGGCGATTGCCGGGGTCGCGTGTCTGGTCGTTCTCGGCCTGATGATCTCCGCGGCAAAGGACCGCAAGGACGCGACCGCACGCTTCGAGGCCCAGCGCTTGAAGACGGAGCAGGAAAGCGCCGCCCAGCTCAAGGCTTTGCAAGAGCGGCTCGAGACCGACGCGAAGAAGGCGGCCGAGCTCGCCGCCAAGACCCCGGAGAAAACCACGCCGCCTCCTGCTCCGGAACCACCTCGGCCCAAGGTCGACCCGGTTCCCGTGGTGACCCCGTCCCGCTCGGCGCGTCACGTGCTAGCGTCGCGGAACGCCTTGATCCCGGCCAAAGGAACGACCCGCACTGTCAAAAGCCAGTCCCAGATCACGAGTGTCCGAACGAACCTCATGTTCAACGGCCAGAAACTGGAAGGCGCTTTCTTCCGCAGGGTCAGGAATGAGGAACGTTGGGATCATGTCTCCGAGAATAAAGCGCGGTATCTCCTCAAGAATGAGGAGAACATCAGCAAGATGACGACTGCGGGACAGGAGAAGGACATGCCTTTGGACAAGGATGCGCTGGTCGGCGTGCCCGTGTCGCTCCGCTTCTCGAATGACAAGTATCAAGCCGGCTTGGAATCGGGCAAGGCCAACTCCGCCCAGACCGATGCACTGCAAACCTTGTGCCGGAACGCCATGGACCACGACTTCCGGATCTACACGGACACGCCGCGGAAGATCGGGGACAAGTGGAAGGTGGACCCGAAGTTCCTCACCGCGATCTTCTATGCGGAGGCGATCAAGGGCAGCTTCACGATCGAGTTCGTCGACATCAAGAACGTCCAAGGAACTCCTTGTGCGGTGCTCAAA
This is a stretch of genomic DNA from Luteolibacter rhizosphaerae. It encodes these proteins:
- a CDS encoding serine/threonine protein kinase is translated as MASSPLHFESFEVLQNDQGEPWVLGQGSFGTTYKVRHRSLDRVCALKVIRDDAVRGKGQGAERETARFIGEVKALAKMQHHGIAVVFEYQDRPDEGYFYYAMEFCKGGNLEELVAREGPLSWPVARWILLQVAEALAYAHERGMLHRDIKPANLVLAEPWPEQQVKLIDFGILQPPQGAVEGSKLSLSHGSHGVFNDTTASPEQLLSVKLDARSDLYSLGITLWWLLIGANPFAKQPRAQVIAERLRSDYANEFPADLDPEAREILLGLLAKRPEDRFPDARTLVGRITDGVLQTSSQVAASAAQVTGSPATYDETYSIPNPGSDLIVKMAQAAIYRAKHMASGETVAAITAEAGMSPETREGFRAAAAAREDFGCYRMLDWCSSANEDYFIATLPSGQSLLDLLRKFGAARAQDAFPLLTVLAKSFDASVARTTRGIRLELADIRVSSHGGESGMAAFSSWADVDPGSATSLPSFQTDGDQDAAGTLDISTAGPANPAARFAALIYRLISGGSPPYASYFTTSGYVMVSGLSEAGNHMLAKVLAGGDPDLLVSTLVERLSKLEIQPRRAPKQEPAAAPVPVAVAEVPPLPVSAPEIPAAPPPALPVVAPPRPPRKAWPVWVLPAAIAGVACLVVLGLMISAAKDRKDATARFEAQRLKTEQESAAQLKALQERLETDAKKAAELAAKTPEKTTPPPAPEPPRPKVDPVPVVTPSRSARHVLASRNALIPAKGTTRTVKSQSQITSVRTNLMFNGQKLEGAFFRRVRNEERWDHVSENKARYLLKNEENISKMTTAGQEKDMPLDKDALVGVPVSLRFSNDKYQAGLESGKANSAQTDALQTLCRNAMDHDFRIYTDTPRKIGDKWKVDPKFLTAIFYAEAIKGSFTIEFVDIKNVQGTPCAVLKWVFDMTGRQGTPANGEKPLNLKLKGEAICYRSLTDLIDLEVRVDSTIILDGHPNPYSRIMIEGPYSHHQKTTISKR